A stretch of Crossiella cryophila DNA encodes these proteins:
- a CDS encoding tetratricopeptide repeat protein: MDLDEVRTEGRTPAERRGLAEALGRAGHPGAAASALRGLVTEFIDRLGPVHRETLVTRDLLARWTGESGDPLPAAAAFEDLLPLQRAAFGPDHPRTLRTWHSLAYWTGEAGDPDRAAALSRELLPLRQRVLGPAEPETLRTQHCLAHWTGEAGHTLAAVAMLRTLLPLRTATLGPEHLDTHTTTHELALRRGESGEPETAVEQLREIRAIRRTTLGPDDPHTLSTWHALARCTGLSGQPAKAAAMLADLLDHRRQSQGPAHPRTLLTWHELALWELAAGLLAAARERLRGLLPVRERVLGAAHRHTRATARLLAETGS; encoded by the coding sequence GTGGATCTGGACGAGGTGCGAACCGAAGGCCGGACGCCCGCCGAGCGAAGAGGACTCGCAGAGGCATTGGGGCGCGCCGGGCATCCGGGCGCGGCCGCCTCCGCCCTGCGCGGACTGGTGACCGAGTTCATCGACCGGCTCGGCCCGGTGCACCGGGAAACGCTGGTGACCCGCGATCTGCTGGCCCGCTGGACCGGCGAGTCGGGTGATCCGCTGCCCGCGGCCGCCGCGTTCGAGGATCTGCTGCCGCTGCAGCGCGCCGCCTTCGGCCCCGACCACCCGCGCACCCTGCGCACCTGGCACAGCCTGGCCTACTGGACCGGCGAGGCAGGCGATCCCGACCGCGCGGCGGCGCTGTCCCGCGAACTGCTGCCGCTGCGCCAGCGCGTGCTCGGCCCGGCCGAACCCGAGACCCTGCGCACCCAGCACTGCCTGGCGCACTGGACCGGCGAGGCCGGCCACACCCTGGCCGCCGTGGCCATGCTGCGCACCCTGCTCCCGCTGCGCACCGCCACCCTGGGCCCGGAACACCTGGACACCCACACCACCACGCACGAACTCGCGCTGCGCCGCGGTGAGTCCGGCGAACCGGAGACCGCGGTCGAACAGCTCCGCGAGATCCGCGCCATCCGCCGCACCACCCTGGGCCCCGACGACCCGCACACCCTGAGCACCTGGCACGCCCTGGCCCGCTGCACCGGCCTGTCCGGCCAGCCTGCCAAGGCCGCGGCCATGCTCGCCGACCTGCTCGACCACCGCCGCCAGTCCCAGGGCCCAGCCCACCCGCGCACCCTGCTGACCTGGCACGAACTGGCATTGTGGGAGCTGGCGGCCGGTCTGCTCGCCGCGGCACGGGAGCGGCTGCGCGGCCTGTTGCCGGTGCGCGAGCGGGTGCTGGGCGCGGCCCACCGGCACACCAGGGCGACCGCGCGGCTGCTCGCGGAGACCGGCAGCTGA